The genomic stretch TTGCATATCTTTCTGTTCATATGTAAAGTGGAAATTATCTACTATTACTCTTAAAAGCCTTCTATAAGAATAGTCTCCGTTATATGCCATTCCAATATATTTTGAATAGCTGTATGCTTTTTTATATTTATTACTATGAGTTTCATGTTAATATAATATAGTCGTTGAAAACAAAGGGAATATAAACATAAATAAAGTATAATGTAAAAATTTGTAGACTAAAGCATGTTTATTGTATATAATAGATATGAATTATTCCATGTTAAGTTTTATACTTTTGAAAGTAATTATAAGAACTAAAACATTCATTTAGTTTGAGATAATATATAGTATGATTTTCGTTTTGTGAACCAATTTCGTATATACAATAATATTTGTTTATAGGTAAATATTAATGAAATTATATTAAAATTATTAATATTCAATGCCTTATTATATTCGGAAAATTCTTTTTTGATAATGAATGTTTTAAAATTAATTCATCTTATTCTGTTAAATTTTCAATGATGATAAATGCTTAGTCCTGATTGAAAAGAAATTCATGGTAAAGTATGTAAACCCGTCTCTTACACATGCAGAAAGGAAAAGTGCAGCAACATACCAGAAGTCAGATTCCATTGATTCCTTTTGTGTTGCCAAAGCATTATTGAGTAAATTTGATACTTTGCATGATGCACAGCCAAGCGACCTCCATTGGATTCTTGCTGATCTGGTGGGCAAAAGACGCTTACTGGTAAAGCACAGTACAGCAACAAAAAACCAATTGCATGTTTATTTAGGGCATAATTACACCAATTACCGCCGTTTCTTTTCAGGCTTTGACGGTAAGGCAGCATTATCATTCTGGGAAAGGTATCCTTCACCATCAGCCATAAAAGATACTACGATTGAAAACCTTACAGAATTTTTGTGGGAGAAAAGCCATCACTTTTACACCATTAATAAAGCCGTTGAAATCATGGATTATATTGATAAAGATGGCTATGAGGATTTACCATTTCAGGAAGAAAAGGATTCCATTATTACACTCACTGTAAAACAGTTAAAAGCAAATCAGGAATTGATAAGCGGTATTGAGGAAGAGATAAAAAAGGTTTTGCCTCAGTTCGGATATAAACTGGAGTCCATGTACGGTCTTGGTGCAATCAATGCTGCCGAACTGGTGGCAGAAATAGGGGACATAAACCGTTTCCCCAATGCCGACACTCTGGCCTGTTATGCAGGGATTTCGCCAATCCGTTATTCATCAGGCCAAACCGACAAGCATTTCAGCAACAAAATGGGCAATAAAAATCTAAGGCAGACACTCTTCAATATTTCCATCACATTATTGACCGACCCACACAAAAAAGGAATCCCCAAAAATCAATATTTCTTTGACTATTACAATAAAAAGATATCCGAAGGAAAAACCACCAAGCAGGCTCTAAGATGTATCATGAGAAAGCTTACAAATATCATATATAAAATGATGCGTGACAAGTCGGAATACAGAGAGCCACCAAGAAAGAGTCCAGAGGAAAATCTGGCACATAAACCAACCAAGAACAAAAAGAAGTAGAAAAAAGCACCGATAAGGTGCTAAATTAAACTTTTCTTGTAGCGACTTAAAGAAATAGTTTCACAATTAAATTATATATGGTTATAATATTATTGGATATTTGTTTATTTTTGTAACTTTAGGAGAAGCATGTTATGGAAAAGTCTGTATTGAAACTCATGAAATATCAAAAAGGCAATTATAGACGTGGTGGACTATTCATGATACCTGGTATCACATTAGGA from Pseudobacteroides sp. encodes the following:
- a CDS encoding IS110 family transposase; the encoded protein is MEKKFMVKYVNPSLTHAERKSAATYQKSDSIDSFCVAKALLSKFDTLHDAQPSDLHWILADLVGKRRLLVKHSTATKNQLHVYLGHNYTNYRRFFSGFDGKAALSFWERYPSPSAIKDTTIENLTEFLWEKSHHFYTINKAVEIMDYIDKDGYEDLPFQEEKDSIITLTVKQLKANQELISGIEEEIKKVLPQFGYKLESMYGLGAINAAELVAEIGDINRFPNADTLACYAGISPIRYSSGQTDKHFSNKMGNKNLRQTLFNISITLLTDPHKKGIPKNQYFFDYYNKKISEGKTTKQALRCIMRKLTNIIYKMMRDKSEYREPPRKSPEENLAHKPTKNKKK